GCGAATAAAACTTGACTTATATAATGAATAACTATTATATAGggatgtaattataaaaagttctGACAGTAAGCTCAAAGTGCTTCCTTTAGCTTCTTGCAATATACAAAATTTTTTAGTTAGTACTAATTGTTTTATATCTGTCTTTTTGTGGCTAAAGTCTTTAACATGTGACCAACATATGCTAATGCTTCTCTTCTTTCTCATATGTTTTCGATTTTGAAGTAAAGTAAGTTacatttttcagttttctttctttttattccaCTTGTATTTCACAAAACACCACTCTTTCATGAAGTGTAAAACTgaataataaaaagaaagaaacaagttGTAGAGCTCTATTATAAATATCTCAACTCAAACTGCTCAACCACTCATCATCTCAACTCTAATCATATTCTCTGTTTTAGTCTTTAATCACTTCATATCTcatcaaaatatgaaaatggagaACCccattttttctcttcttcttattTCACTTCTCTCCATTTTCTTGACTGAAGCCATAGCTGATGTTGTGACATTAAATGTCATAAATTTGGGTGCAAAACCAGATGGACAAACTGACTCAACAAGGGCTTTGTTAACTGCTTGGGCAGCAGCTTGTGGCTCTTTAAAACCAGCCACTATATTTGTCCCACAAGGAAAGTATTTGGTTAAACAAGCACATTTTAAAGGAAAATGCAAGAATAGAGCCATAACATTCCAAATTGATGGCACACTTATTGCACCCTCTGATTATAATGTGATTggaaattccaaaaattggattATGTTTCAAGGTGTTGATGGAGTTTCTATTCATGGTGGGATTCTTGATGGCCAAGGGACTTCTTTGTGGAGTTGCAAAGCCTCCGGCAAGAACTGCCCGAGCGGTGCTAATGTAAGTCGTAAAAGTTTTATGCTATCAGTGTATTTTAACTTGTTgaagggagccttggcgtaacttgctgccatgtgaccaggaggtatGTGGAAACAACCTTTTACataaatgcagggtaaggttgcgtacaatagacccttgtcgttcagcccttccccggacccctgcatcgcgggagcttagtgcaccgggctgttCTTTTTAGTGTAATTTAACTTGTTGTAATTATCTGTAGTTTATCTTTTAGGTAACGGGAGATGGTGTGAAATTTCACTGTCAGTGTATAGAAGTTAAACTTTTGTATAATTAAGTGTTTTACTTGTGCACATTGTTAAAAATTTCATTAATGACTTGGTGTGGTCAATAGAAGGATAATTATTCTGGTGACATTGGAAAAAACAAATTCAAAAGTTGTTCATATCTCAAAATTAGCAAATTTCAAGATGAGTGTAACGTTCCCTTTAAATAAGGATATACAGGTACTTTATGTGAGTAACTGTCCAAGTATTTTCTACCCTGATATTAtagttatttatttttttcaaatgtaGGATTAAATTCTCTAGTGATAATTATGAGTTTTGACCTTAGACCATAACATCTTAAATGCTGCTTTTGAACTGAAATGAAAAATCCAATTTCTTGCTTCATAATATTCAAGTAAAAATATTGACTTTGTCGGTGAATAAGTTAAATCCCTAATACAATAATATGGTGGTGAATTTTGTTGCAGCATTGGGAGTTTAGGCAAGGATTTTCAAGAAGCAGGGGTGCAAAACGTGACAGTCAAATCAATTATATTTAAGTACACACAAAATGGTGTTAGGATCAAAACATGGGGCAGACCAAGTACTGGCTTTGTAAAGAATGTTCTTTTCCAACATGCTACAATGATCAACGTTCAAAATCCAATTGTTATTGATCAGAATTATTGTCCATATAACAAAAATTGTCCTGGCTAGGTATGAATTTTTATTTAACCATTAAAGTTAGCGCTACATTAGCCAGATATTTCCTGATTTTCTTGTTCAATAGGTGTCAGGTGTGACAATTAGTGATGTTACATATCAAGATATACATGGAAGTTCAGCAACACGAGTCGCTATGAAATTTGATTGCAGTAAAAGAAATCCATGCCGAGGAATAAAATTAGAAGATGTACATCTCACTTATAAGAATCAACCAGCTGCTCAAGCTTCTTGTGCAAATGCTGCAGGAACAACTTCTGGCATAATTCAGCCAACTAGTTGTTTATAAAGGAAAATCCAAGAAAAGGGGttctttcccttttttattttcttttttttaaagtatATTTAGCTTTTAATTTAGACAAGAGAGCAAGTGGTTTAATTTAATTGCTCAGACTAAGTGCTTACTTGAGCCTGTGGTGTGACTGGAATCGCCTGGCTTAGCAATGCTAATTAAAGACAGAAATTGTTATCCCCATTATTCAATGTAATAGAATATCTTTCTCCTTTGCTCCATTAGAAGTGTCAATTAAATGCTTTAATTGTCACAGCTAGCAAACTAAAATGTTCAATATTAATGTCTGAACTTTCTATAGGTTCCACTAATCTTATTAGTTCTGTAAAAGCATGTAGTTCTGTCTGCTCAAGGCTATTTTCAGCGACGGGCACCGTCGGATCACTAAGGCCGACTTACGTCCCTGCTCGACGGGTGGATCTTGCAGCTAAGCTCCCTTCTGCCTTTGCACTCTTGGGCCAATCTTCGTCCGGCCCGAGGAAAACTTTGCAAGTCTCGGTTACCTTTTGGGAGGCCTACACCCCATAAAAACTGTCTACCTGAGACTGTCCCTTGGCCCATAGGTCCTAACACAAGGTTAGAATTCTAGCACTTCCTGAGTAGTATCTCACTGATGGCTCGGGCCCCCGGAAGGAGGCCGTATGAGGTGATAATCTCATATACGGTTCTGTAGAGTGACAGTAAGGGTGACTTAGCTGTCAACTTTCCACTATCACCCCAGAAAAATCAAACTCCGCCTTGCATAAAGTTGCAAGAGTACGATTAACCTATGGATTTGAAATCACTGCTTATATACCTGGTATTGGCCATAATGTACAAGAACATTCTGTAGTCTTACTAAGAGGGAGAAGTGTTAAGGATTTACTCGGTGTGAGATATCACACTCTCAGAAATTGCCTATAATTTTTCAAACTAAATAAATTCAGCATCAGTCTTTTGTGAACTCTTTTTAGAAACTGCAAATGCAATAAATAAGGCTTTCCAATGTTGTAGAATATATACAGATTTATAGCTATGAAAATTGGCGTTATCTTCGGTCGAGTGCAGCCATTCATGaagatttattatattatttagcgggcacagattatcatctcctgctacccgattactatctttaagttatttacctaaagcgcactagtcaaTTCTAGTCAtactctatgcgtgcactacccgtcccatgcctatggtccaggaggcatttggacctctatttcagggTGGTTCTAAACTTTAAATTAGGTTGCTCAAAAGAGAAAATACTAGGCGACAAGTAAAATATTTAGGACTTTCATGTATAGGCAAACAagggctcaagttggcctccGCACTTaggcaacaaatgcacgcgaactAACTAACATTCACAGTTGCAGATTTTAATAAGTTAAGGTCGTagaaccctataggcaggatctctatgtgATTCTGGATTTTATAAGCGGGCAGCTTCATGTATAAAACCCtttcttttaatataatttcTAAAGCCTATATAGTTGCCTACTGATTATAAGCGTAAGAgattaaacctataggcatgatttctaggtgattcGCGTAGTAACTAACAATGGTAATCACAAGAATATGTTTAGAATTGCTTAATCGagtcctataggtatgatttctaatAATGGTTAAAAGAAACGAGCAGGACAATAATCAAGACTGGTTTAGaccctataggtatgatttctacaATTTAAACTgttttttagatcctataggcatggcatctaatttGTAAATTAATTCGTATGTAAACAGAATCCTATGCGCACATTGAGATATTAATCATTcaataccctataggcatggtttctaacaggTAAAAGTAGAACATATTTGGACCAAATagagaacctataggcaggatttttaATACGCATTTGAGCAAGATAGGATActtataggtaggatttctataATAACTGAAAAGTAACACATTTTGAGCAAAAAtagaatacctataggcatgatctctaacacATGACAGCGGAACATGTTTGAACACACTAACACATTTGAGATAAGTgatgaacctataggcaggatttctacccctCTCAATGCAAGTGTAAGATAAATTCCAtttcccaattttactaataccccaaaatgttattacaataattattacaaacaCAGAATGTATAGCATGAATTACATAGGAgaataactatagggagcctacagcagGCCCAAAATACACCTGGACAGGCCTGGCCTTTACAACAGTCTCCAAGTTACTCACTCATAGACATACAACAGCCAGGAATTGAATAATTCACCCAGTGAGCACAAGATAGAGTTAAGCATATAGAACCAAGGCCctagtatgtcagagttcccaagggcttcaagaacccagggcagtgctcacactagagtgGTTAACAAGAATAGTTCAGAGGAGGGATTAgggaccaaatcctagtgtgtcagagttcacaagggtctcaattggatCCTGAACAGTGCTCATACTAGGGAGGTCAAAGGACAGAACCTAAGTAGCCTTAGCTTTCAGTCGACTAAGAATAAGAACTCAAAGAGACCAAGTAGTAAAGGAATAGACTGAGGTTAGGGGATAACATTGCGGGATACAAATATGCTAAATGTAGAATGCTAGTATCACAAGACGAAATCATATCAATCAGAACTTAACAGGATAAGGACAATTATTGGGGAAGTCAAGACATGGTGAAAAGAGGATCAAAACAGGCTGCATGTCATCACAGCAAATTCAGAAACGGACTTGTGCTATATACTTATATACTCATACTTAGTCAATTAATCCATAGAAAGGGGGTATGGGAGCATGTTCAAATAGCAAATTTAAACAGTAAAGAGATGGCTATCAGTAACACATAGGCTAGGCAGACGTTAAAAAAGATATTAATCAACTTAAAGCAGGTCTAAACATATCTCAAACTACAAGCGTAATGGCATTTTAGATTAGAAAGTCCTAGAATTGAAGTAAGACAGTCAGAATTGCATACGAGAACAACCCAGAAACATATTGAACAACAATCTTCAGAAGTGAAAACACATGCTAATGACAGGTAAGTAGAAATGAAATGACAAAGGTTTGGTAACTCAACAGTTAAGCGAAAACAAGAAAGAACGGAAGTCCACAGTGTTATGAATATCAACAAAAGAACAAGAACTCAtaatttctggccttggcttttagccggccagGAACCAAAGTGCAGAATAAGATTATTAAAGAGCAAAGAGCacacaacttttattttttagtaATTTTTCTTAATGATTCTGGACTGTCTCAAAAGGGGAGttgggaggggtttatatagcagtAGAAATCAAACACCCAAACAAGGAAAATCATCAGTCAAACACTAGGAAGGAAAGCAATcgaaatcagtaaggaaaagagaaaatttcAAAACTCTAATTTTAGGTAAATTACACAAATCGGCagaaatctaaaataaataaaaggtaaaaatcacaTGTTGCATAGAATAAGATGAATATAGATAGAAATACCTCTTAAATCAAAGAATCGAACAAGATTTGGTTCGATTTCAAAGAATcttaaaccctaattttagggtgagTAGGAGTCACAGAAATACacagagattcataccataaaagaataaaaatgaaCATAGACAGAAAAGGTCAAGGAACTGAACCATCTTTGGTTCGAAGTTGATGAGATCTGCtttccatgtttaggcaagcggtATAGAGAAAGGGTCCAGTACCAATGGGGAGTCGAATATGGCAAGAAGTAACCATATAATCCCATGTCCGGTGGGATTAGGAGAGAAATTTGGGGGGAGACGACTAGGTTTTGGGCAGAGAGAAGGGGGAGGTTTGAGAGAACTCAAAGGCGGCGGGTGGTGAAGAGTGGTTAGGGTTAGGAGAGTATTAGGTTAATTAAAAAGGACGGGGTaatatgggtcgttgatctcggAGATCAACGACCATGATTAGTTAGGGGTTCTGGGTCGGGTTGGTTAATTGGTTGGGttgggggttatttggtttgggctcaGAGGTTATTGGGCCAGGATTGGGAAGTTTAGGTCCGAAATTAAGGTAAATTTGGGGCCAGAATTTAAATACCCAatacttaataaataaataatttataaaagtaattaataaatatcaaaaatttcatttgTGCACTaagatgattaaaaataattgattaatattataaaaatatataaaattattttttgcataaataaggtaattatacatgcatatgggcttttattgcaaaatgtgcaatttgACCTTAAAAAATTCAAATGTAATTATGattaatgcactaaaaatatttaaaatctcatattggtataaatgataagtttatatgattaaatcataataaaaataatttatagggtaattattggatatttatataataaaatgcagaaacaaattgatttaaagcctttaaaaattataattttttttaatgaaaaatgcttgtatatgcttataaactaaatgatgatgcatacgtactattttgaaagtatatatatatatatatatatatatatatatatatatatatatatatatatatttgaaaatatgagggaaaaattgggtatcaacagctgccctctttacccgggaaggatgaaagagttgtcgggtaaggAAATGAtaaccgattttgaccgaatggggtgattttgaaaaatataggctgaaccctggtatctgagctacctacatatccctggttttacaggaatcaggccatgtgtagtccTGGATCCAACGGTGGAATAAACCGATGGATTTATTGTAAGAACGGACAAGATATTCTTGATAGGACGATATCAGGATTGTAAACGGATGTATCTGGGAATGTTTATGGATATTTGAATGGTTATCAGATGGAAGTGGGTAACAGATGGTGGttggttacgtttgaaataattgctggACATGAACGTTGAATGGAAACCGGAGCGAAAATTGCTCCAGTTAAGAGAACGGTTATTTCTTGGATCACCtgcaaactcaaaatatgatgcatacaaatacatatagattattgcataaatttaagcatgatgcaaattccctctGGACTATGGAGAtcgtctttggacggtgaggatgatgtccttagatcgtgatgtcccgggccatgaattgtgagatagaggattcgtaggccatgaaatgatgttctcggactatgaagatggtgcctccgaactatgatgcctttgaataatgatgtgcgatattgagagatcctcaggccatggcatggtgtcttccggctatgaggatgatgccttcggactatgacgccttcaaAAAACTTGGTTATGCTTCAGCCCATGAGATACAAAGACATGATACTTGAGATGAaacaagatagagcttagtctcgtgTAGAACCGGGGACAGAGCTTAGCCCGAGAGAAGAGAATAATGCAAGGTTTTGGACAACGCATCATTTGTGGTTATGCAAggtgagacaaggcttagtcttgtgcaagattagagacaatgcttagtcttgtgcaaggttggagacaatgcttagtctcatgaaagattggagacaatgcttagtctcgtgcattgggaaggcagagcttagccttatggaatcaaggaggcatggcttagcctcatgcaagataggAGATAATGCTTAATCTCGTGCAAGCTTGGAGACAATGATTAGTCTCGTGcaggattggagacaatgcttagtctcgtgcattgggaaggcagagcttagccttatgcaatcaaggaggcagggcttagcctcatgcaagatgggagacaatgcttaatctCGTGCAAtcttggagacaatgcttagtcttatgcattGGGAAGGTACATCTTAGctttatgcaattgaggaggcaaggcttagcctcatgcaaaatggagacaatgcttagtctcgtgtaATAGGAAAGGCagatcttagccttatgcaattaaggaggcagggcttagcttcatgcaagatgggagacaatgcttagtctcatgcaatggaaaggcatagcttagccttgtgcaattaaggaggcagagcttagcctcatgaaaaatggagataatgcttagtctcatgcaataggaaaggcagagcttagccttgtgcaattgaagaggcagggcttagcctcatgcaagatgagaGACTATGCTTAGTCTAATGCAATAGGaaaggcaaagcttagccttgtgcaattaaggaggcagagcttagcctcatacaaaatggagacaatgcttagtctcatgcaatgaataGATAATAAGTGATTgcagagtatttcttagctggagatatgttTGCATTCGGTAACTTTGTTGTTATGAAGATAGTGATACTAAGGTGCGCACGTAATCGCGGCTATTCCTTATTCCTGTATCCAAAGGAAAATTATGCGTTTTACGGGGAGGTCGGTTTGTGCCTCCGCCTTcttgctttgctttgctctgcATTGAAATCCTGCTCGAGTTACCATGGGTTGCATCTGGCTAAAAATAAAGCTTTCCAAAAAATATGTGTGCATAGTTATTTAAAACAcagtaatattaaataaaatagaTGAACCAGTAACTGTGACATTATCagagacattgcgaccttcttgccatagaattttgaggctccttctcaaaattctaccccaattaTTCAGACGATTTTCTGGATATTCCGCACACGGTGCCGTTGGCTGAGCTTGccccggaattttgagggtcctcctcaaaattcttccccagtttctgATTGTgagaaaaatgagaattttattgaatggtgaccgaacccacaaggctgcctacgtatcccctcttaaacgggaattaggtcaagcgtagttcagttacatcagatgaagaaatgcgaacattctaaacataatatcttgtgactgcgtctgaattgataggctttggccaaacctctccgtccatttctgcgagtatgagtgctcctcctgttagtactcggtgaaccatgtagggccccTGCCAATTGGgcaaaaatttccctttggcttcatcttgatgcgggaagatccgcttcagtaccagctgccccagtgcaaattgtctaggtttgacccttttgttgaaagctctggacatcctattatgatagagttgaccatgacacactacattcattcttttcccgtcaATGAGAGTTAATTGTTCATAGCGTCTTATTATCCATTCtacatcactgagttcagcttcttgtataattcttataGAAGGAATTTCAACCTTGACAggaatgacagcttcggtaccgtagaccagcaaatagggagtttccccggttgatgtgcggactgtagtccggtaccccaataaggcaaatggtaatcTCTCGTTccattgcttgtggttgtctaccatcttcctcagtattcttgtgcttgattttgaaggtctcgcacatagctttcattaggtCACTGTTGATATTGGCGGCGTTATCGGTGATGATGGACTCTggaaccccgaatcggcaaacaatacgatctatGACAAAACCtgtgacgactttcttggttacagctttgtaggatacagcttcgacccattttgtgaagtagtctatggccactaaaatgaacctgtgcccgtttgaagcggcGGGCTCGATTAGTCCAATGACGTCTATTCCCCAAccggcaaaaggccaaggtgcactcgttgcattgagttcatttggcggCACCTGTATCATATctgcgtgtatttggcattgatgacatttctggacatacctgatgcagtctatttccatagtcatccaaaaataacctgccctcagtatcttcttggctaaaacaaaaccattcatgtgtggtccgcaagttcctgagtgtatctcttcgagcagtttggaagcttccttggcgtcaacacaccgtaataatcctaagtctggagtccttttgtacataattcctccactttg
This DNA window, taken from Nicotiana tabacum cultivar K326 chromosome 15, ASM71507v2, whole genome shotgun sequence, encodes the following:
- the LOC107800393 gene encoding polygalacturonase-like translates to MENPIFSLLLISLLSIFLTEAIADVVTLNVINLGAKPDGQTDSTRALLTAWAAACGSLKPATIFVPQGKYLVKQAHFKGKCKNRAITFQIDGTLIAPSDYNVIGNSKNWIMFQGVDGVSIHGGILDGQGTSLWSCKASGKNCPSGANVSGVTISDVTYQDIHGSSATRVAMKFDCSKRNPCRGIKLEDVHLTYKNQPAAQASCANAAGTTSGIIQPTSCL